The Paenibacillus sp. RUD330 genome has a segment encoding these proteins:
- a CDS encoding S41 family peptidase, with amino-acid sequence MKSLSLRMVRRTAALGAAAAIALALPQAAGAAAQAPAPVHAPAKPAEAAEPQSGGLSKEELQRINTVLDLIQKQYYEPVDRSKLVSGALSGMMESLGDPYSTYMDVPTAKQFSETVEGAFGGVGAEVSLEEGKLTVVSPMKGSPAERAGVQAKDVILSVNGTSLGGLPISEAVAKLRGPKGSKAVLVIQRAGSGKPMTVTVVREEIDVETVEARLLPGSIGLIEIRQFSLNTADRFAEELNKLEKRKLKGLVIDVRNNPGGILPVVEKISEPFIPAGKPILQVQQRGQRAEKILSNGKGKPYPVAVLINKGSASASEILAGALKESADAVLVGQTSFGKGTVQVSYDRNLEGGLVKMTIAKWLTPDGVWIHHEGIRPDIQVKPPALYTVSRLSRSGEPQRDAISEDTKSLQAMLAGLGYKPGRTDGYYSEETAAAVKAFQRQSGLRETGSADPATQEKLEQAVREWVRSGSHDTQLEAAAQALRSGKGARKP; translated from the coding sequence GGCGGCGGCGATCGCCCTGGCGCTGCCTCAAGCAGCCGGAGCGGCCGCCCAGGCGCCGGCGCCGGTCCATGCGCCGGCCAAGCCGGCGGAAGCCGCGGAGCCGCAGTCCGGCGGCCTGAGCAAGGAAGAGCTGCAGAGAATCAATACGGTGCTCGACTTGATCCAGAAGCAGTATTATGAGCCCGTTGACCGCTCCAAGCTCGTGAGCGGGGCGCTCAGCGGAATGATGGAATCCCTTGGAGATCCTTACTCCACCTATATGGACGTTCCTACAGCCAAGCAGTTTTCGGAGACGGTGGAAGGGGCGTTCGGAGGCGTCGGCGCGGAAGTGTCCCTGGAAGAGGGCAAGCTGACCGTCGTCTCGCCGATGAAGGGATCGCCGGCGGAGCGGGCGGGCGTGCAGGCCAAGGATGTCATCCTGTCCGTCAACGGCACCAGCCTGGGAGGCCTGCCGATCTCGGAGGCGGTAGCCAAGCTGCGCGGTCCGAAGGGCTCCAAGGCGGTCCTCGTCATCCAGCGCGCCGGCAGCGGCAAGCCGATGACCGTTACGGTCGTGCGGGAAGAGATCGACGTGGAAACCGTGGAGGCCCGCCTGCTTCCAGGGAGCATCGGCTTGATCGAGATTCGGCAGTTCTCGCTCAACACGGCCGACCGCTTCGCGGAGGAGCTGAACAAGCTCGAGAAGCGGAAGCTGAAGGGGCTCGTGATCGACGTCCGCAACAATCCGGGAGGCATTCTGCCGGTGGTGGAAAAGATATCCGAGCCGTTCATCCCGGCCGGAAAGCCGATCCTGCAAGTCCAGCAGCGGGGACAGCGCGCCGAGAAGATCCTCTCCAACGGAAAAGGCAAGCCGTATCCCGTCGCTGTGCTGATCAACAAGGGAAGCGCCAGCGCATCGGAAATTTTGGCCGGAGCCTTGAAGGAGTCGGCGGACGCCGTGCTCGTCGGCCAGACTTCCTTCGGCAAGGGAACGGTCCAGGTCAGCTACGACCGCAACCTCGAAGGCGGACTCGTCAAGATGACGATCGCCAAATGGCTGACGCCGGACGGCGTCTGGATCCATCATGAAGGCATCCGTCCGGACATTCAGGTCAAGCCCCCGGCTCTGTACACGGTATCCCGGCTGTCGAGGTCGGGAGAGCCGCAAAGGGATGCCATCAGCGAGGATACGAAGTCGCTGCAGGCGATGCTCGCCGGCCTCGGATACAAGCCGGGACGCACAGACGGCTATTACAGCGAGGAGACGGCTGCCGCGGTGAAGGCGTTCCAGCGGCAATCCGGTCTCCGGGAGACGGGATCGGCCGACCCGGCAACGCAGGAGAAGCTGGAGCAGGCCGTTCGCGAGTGGGTGCGCAGCGGCAG